One window from the genome of Pseudomonas sp. L5B5 encodes:
- a CDS encoding amino acid ABC transporter ATP-binding protein → MSALIEFQGFNKFFGSQQVLCDVDLRVEAGEVVVILGPSGCGKSTLLRCLNGLESGQGGHLRFAGRELLEPATDWRQVRQQIGMVFQSYHLFPHMNVLDNILLGPLKVQKRERREAQAQAEALLERVGLADKRQAFPRQLSGGQQQRIAIVRSLCMNPQVMLFDEVTAALDPEMVKEVLQVIQGLARDGMTLLIVTHEMAFARAVADRVVFMDGGRIVEQNTPEAFFTNPQSARAQQFLEKFSFVEALPKKAPRKELELL, encoded by the coding sequence ATGAGCGCATTGATCGAGTTCCAGGGTTTCAACAAGTTCTTCGGTTCGCAGCAGGTCCTGTGCGATGTCGACCTGCGCGTTGAGGCAGGCGAGGTGGTCGTCATCCTGGGCCCCAGCGGCTGTGGCAAGAGCACCTTGCTGCGCTGCCTCAACGGCCTGGAAAGCGGCCAGGGCGGTCACCTGCGCTTTGCCGGCCGCGAGCTGCTGGAGCCGGCCACCGACTGGCGCCAGGTGCGCCAGCAAATCGGCATGGTGTTCCAGAGCTATCACCTGTTTCCTCACATGAACGTGCTGGACAACATTCTTCTGGGCCCGCTCAAGGTGCAGAAGCGCGAGCGCCGCGAGGCCCAGGCCCAGGCCGAGGCATTGCTGGAGCGGGTGGGCCTGGCGGACAAGCGCCAGGCCTTCCCCCGGCAATTGTCCGGCGGCCAGCAGCAACGCATCGCCATCGTCCGTTCGCTGTGCATGAACCCCCAGGTGATGCTGTTCGACGAGGTCACCGCGGCGCTGGACCCGGAAATGGTCAAGGAAGTGCTGCAAGTGATCCAGGGCCTGGCCCGGGACGGCATGACGCTGCTGATCGTCACCCATGAAATGGCCTTTGCCCGAGCCGTGGCCGACCGTGTCGTGTTCATGGATGGCGGGCGCATCGTGGAACAGAACACCCCCGAGGCTTTCTTCACGAACCCGCAGAGCGCCCGTGCGCAGCAGTTCCTGGAGAAGTTTTCGTTCGTCGAAGCATTACCCAAGAAAGCCCCTAGAAAGGAACTGGAGCTCTTATGA
- a CDS encoding amino acid ABC transporter permease — MASSGLELLLVSLPQLARGAEQTLSISLLSIVFSTLGGVLYGVLRSLQRRVLDVPLRIYLELFRAIPVLVWLYLLFFGFPIFFGISIPSFTCAVLVLSLWGASEVGEVVRGALRSLPRGQREAGLSIGLSTLQLYGHVLLPQALKRMTPPTINVYTRIIKTSSLAVLIGVVDVIKVGQQIIERTYESVLIYGVLFLFFFFICYPLSAASRVLERRWTQA, encoded by the coding sequence ATGGCCAGTTCGGGTCTTGAGCTGCTGCTGGTGTCCCTGCCGCAACTGGCCAGGGGCGCCGAGCAGACGTTGTCGATTTCCTTGCTGAGCATTGTCTTCAGCACCCTGGGCGGCGTGCTCTATGGCGTGTTGCGCAGCCTGCAGCGGCGAGTGCTGGATGTGCCGCTGCGCATCTACCTGGAGCTGTTCCGGGCGATCCCGGTACTGGTCTGGCTGTACTTGCTGTTCTTCGGGTTTCCGATCTTCTTCGGCATCAGCATTCCCAGCTTCACCTGTGCGGTGCTGGTGCTGTCGCTGTGGGGCGCCAGCGAAGTCGGCGAGGTGGTGCGCGGGGCGTTGCGTTCGCTGCCGCGGGGCCAGCGTGAGGCGGGGCTGTCCATCGGCCTGTCGACGTTGCAGCTGTACGGCCATGTGCTGTTGCCCCAGGCCTTGAAACGCATGACGCCACCGACCATCAACGTCTACACGCGGATCATCAAGACCAGCTCCCTGGCGGTGCTGATCGGTGTGGTGGACGTGATCAAGGTCGGCCAGCAGATCATCGAGCGCACTTACGAGTCGGTGCTGATCTACGGCGTCCTGTTCCTGTTTTTCTTTTTCATCTGCTACCCGCTCTCGGCCGCCTCCCGCGTGCTGGAGCGGCGCTGGACGCAAGCATGA
- a CDS encoding amino acid ABC transporter permease yields the protein MTLDYAFILSTLPAFLKAVGVTLQVGLIAIGTSLLVALINAAFLVFRTPYVHRLIGLYVELARNTPLLIQLFFVYFALPALGVKVSGFTAAIITMTFLGGAYLTEVLRAGVEAVPLAQLESGRSIGLSRWQLLRHVILPQAGILSLPSLFANFIFLLKETTVVSAVAVPEILYTTKSYIALYYKTYEMLAVLTLICVLLFLPLSLLLSYLERRLQHGQFGS from the coding sequence ATGACCCTCGACTACGCTTTCATCCTCAGCACCCTGCCGGCCTTTCTCAAGGCCGTGGGCGTGACCCTGCAGGTCGGCCTGATCGCTATCGGCACGTCGCTTCTGGTGGCGCTGATCAACGCGGCCTTTCTGGTGTTCCGTACCCCTTATGTGCACCGGCTGATCGGCCTGTACGTGGAGCTGGCGCGCAACACACCGCTGCTGATCCAGTTGTTCTTCGTCTACTTCGCCTTGCCGGCGCTGGGGGTCAAGGTCTCCGGATTCACCGCGGCAATCATCACCATGACCTTCCTCGGCGGCGCCTATCTCACCGAGGTGCTGCGCGCCGGGGTCGAGGCGGTGCCGCTGGCGCAGTTGGAGTCGGGACGCTCCATCGGCCTGTCGCGCTGGCAACTGCTGCGCCATGTGATCCTGCCCCAGGCGGGCATCCTCAGCCTGCCGTCGCTGTTCGCCAACTTCATCTTCCTGCTCAAGGAAACCACCGTGGTCTCGGCGGTGGCGGTGCCGGAGATTCTCTACACCACCAAGAGCTACATCGCCCTGTACTACAAGACCTACGAGATGCTGGCGGTGCTGACGCTGATCTGCGTGCTGCTGTTCCTGCCGCTGTCGCTGTTGCTCAGCTACCTGGAAAGGAGGCTGCAACATGGCCAGTTCGGGTCTTGA
- a CDS encoding MetQ/NlpA family ABC transporter substrate-binding protein, whose amino-acid sequence MKKVLLFTALAAALGAGMAQAAEKLVVAATPVPHAEILELIKPTLAKEGIDLEVKVFTDYVQPNVQVDQKRLDANYFQTLPYLKNFNEGKGTHLETVIGVHVEPFGGYSKKVKSLAELKDGATIAIPNEGSNSGRALILLQKAGLIELKDPKNAVSTPKDIAKNPHNFKFKELESAMLPRVLDQVDLDMINTNYALEAGLNPAKDALVIEGADSPYVNFLVARPDNKDSPAIQKLAKALTSPEVKAFIEKKYSGAVLPAF is encoded by the coding sequence ATGAAAAAAGTTCTGTTGTTCACCGCACTGGCGGCAGCCCTGGGCGCAGGTATGGCCCAGGCCGCCGAGAAGCTGGTGGTCGCCGCGACCCCGGTACCCCACGCCGAGATCCTCGAGCTGATCAAGCCGACCCTGGCCAAGGAGGGGATCGACCTGGAAGTGAAGGTGTTCACCGACTACGTGCAGCCCAACGTGCAAGTGGACCAGAAGCGCCTGGACGCCAACTACTTCCAGACCCTGCCCTACTTGAAGAATTTCAACGAAGGCAAAGGCACTCACCTGGAAACCGTGATCGGCGTGCACGTCGAGCCTTTTGGCGGTTACTCGAAGAAGGTCAAGAGCCTGGCCGAGCTGAAGGACGGCGCCACCATCGCCATCCCCAACGAAGGCAGCAACAGCGGTCGTGCGCTGATCCTGCTGCAGAAGGCCGGCCTGATCGAGCTCAAGGACCCGAAGAACGCCGTATCCACCCCCAAGGACATCGCCAAGAACCCGCACAACTTCAAGTTCAAGGAGCTGGAATCGGCCATGCTGCCACGGGTCCTGGACCAGGTTGACCTGGACATGATCAACACCAACTACGCGCTGGAAGCCGGCTTGAATCCGGCCAAGGATGCGCTGGTGATCGAGGGCGCCGATTCGCCTTACGTGAACTTCCTGGTGGCCCGTCCGGACAACAAGGACAGCCCGGCCATCCAGAAGCTGGCCAAGGCCCTGACCAGCCCTGAAGTCAAAGCTTTCATCGAGAAGAAATACAGCGGCGCGGTCCTGCCGGCGTTCTGA
- a CDS encoding sigma 54-interacting transcriptional regulator, which yields MSSHSPFGQPLLTFPDAEKSPLSIRAKALVFVDPRSRQLREELEQLAPRAISVLIRGETGTGKELLARHIHRASDRGGLFVSVNCGAISPTYADAELFGYAAGTFSGSASSRAGWFGSANGGTLYLDEIGDLPLPIQTKLLAALENHEVTRVGAQQPSPVDVRLVAATSIDLAQAVAAGKFHERLYRYLREGQLELPALRERVGDIESLAEYFLGIYSQRLDLPVPLISDTALQVLERHSWPGNTRELENVVHFALLVSSGEEILPEHLNLPETVSPLSELERQVEVLLRGSESERSGLKAVLEKVAQRLEGRGANT from the coding sequence ATGAGTTCTCATTCCCCCTTCGGCCAGCCGCTGCTGACCTTTCCCGATGCCGAGAAAAGCCCCCTGAGCATCCGCGCCAAGGCGCTGGTGTTCGTCGACCCGCGTTCGCGGCAGCTGCGCGAGGAGCTGGAACAACTGGCGCCCCGTGCAATCTCGGTGCTGATCCGTGGCGAGACCGGCACCGGCAAGGAACTGCTGGCCCGGCATATCCACCGTGCCAGCGACCGTGGCGGGCTGTTCGTCTCGGTCAACTGCGGGGCGATCAGCCCGACCTATGCCGATGCCGAGCTGTTCGGTTATGCGGCGGGTACTTTCAGTGGTTCGGCCAGCAGTCGTGCTGGCTGGTTCGGTTCGGCCAACGGCGGGACCCTGTACCTGGACGAGATCGGCGACCTGCCGCTGCCGATCCAGACCAAGCTGCTGGCGGCCCTGGAGAACCACGAAGTGACCCGGGTCGGCGCGCAGCAGCCAAGCCCGGTGGATGTGCGCCTGGTGGCGGCCACCAGCATCGACCTGGCCCAGGCGGTGGCGGCGGGCAAGTTCCATGAGCGCCTGTACCGCTACTTGCGCGAGGGCCAGCTGGAGTTGCCGGCCCTGCGCGAGCGGGTGGGGGACATCGAGTCCCTGGCCGAGTACTTCCTGGGGATCTACAGCCAGCGGCTCGACCTGCCGGTGCCCCTGATCAGCGACACCGCGCTACAGGTTCTGGAACGCCACAGCTGGCCAGGCAATACCCGCGAGCTGGAGAACGTCGTGCACTTCGCCCTGCTGGTCAGCAGCGGCGAGGAGATACTGCCCGAGCACCTGAACCTGCCGGAAACAGTGTCACCGCTGAGTGAGTTGGAGCGGCAAGTAGAGGTGTTGCTGCGGGGAAGCGAGAGTGAGCGCAGCGGATTGAAGGCCGTGCTGGAGAAGGTTGCGCAGCGGTTGGAGGGTAGAGGAGCGAACACGTGA
- a CDS encoding alpha/beta hydrolase, with product MRNESIRYLIVPGWQGSPEDHWQSHWQRSLPNSARVEQADWLTPRREDWVAALAEAIAADDTPVILIAHSLGCITVAHWAAHAPLEALRQVRGALLVAPADVERPACVPALRNFAPIPRDLLPFPSQVVSSDNDSAVSAPRALELARDWGAEAGVLAGAGHINVKSGHHRWEQGFAYLYRLQNRMEQHALRRA from the coding sequence ATGCGCAACGAATCCATTCGCTACTTGATTGTGCCGGGCTGGCAGGGATCGCCAGAAGATCATTGGCAAAGCCACTGGCAGCGCAGCCTGCCCAACAGCGCGCGAGTGGAGCAGGCCGACTGGCTGACGCCGCGTCGGGAAGACTGGGTGGCCGCCCTGGCCGAGGCCATCGCCGCCGATGACACCCCGGTGATCCTGATCGCCCACAGCCTGGGTTGCATCACCGTGGCGCACTGGGCAGCACATGCACCGCTGGAGGCCTTGCGCCAGGTACGCGGCGCGCTGCTGGTGGCGCCGGCGGATGTCGAGCGTCCCGCCTGTGTTCCGGCGCTGCGCAATTTCGCCCCGATCCCCCGGGACCTGCTGCCCTTCCCCAGCCAGGTGGTCAGCTCGGACAACGACAGCGCCGTCAGCGCCCCCCGGGCCCTGGAGTTGGCCCGTGACTGGGGAGCCGAGGCGGGAGTCCTGGCCGGTGCCGGGCACATCAACGTCAAGTCCGGCCATCACCGCTGGGAGCAGGGTTTCGCCTATCTCTACCGCCTGCAAAACCGCATGGAGCAACATGCCCTGCGTCGTGCCTGA
- a CDS encoding ExbD/TolR family protein, producing MAFSTQDSDEVLSEINVTPLVDVMLVLLVVFIVTAPLLTNAIPINLPKTEAVAPVEQKDPLVVSIDGAGKLFINKDEIQPDLLETNLQAAKQKDPEVRVQLQADDGVNYGEVARAMASIERAGITKLSVITAR from the coding sequence ATGGCCTTCTCCACCCAAGACAGCGATGAAGTGCTGAGCGAGATCAACGTCACCCCGCTGGTGGACGTGATGCTGGTGCTGCTGGTGGTGTTCATCGTCACCGCGCCACTGCTGACCAACGCCATTCCCATCAACTTGCCCAAGACCGAGGCCGTGGCCCCGGTGGAGCAGAAGGACCCGCTGGTAGTGAGCATCGACGGGGCAGGCAAGCTCTTCATCAACAAGGACGAGATCCAGCCGGATCTCCTGGAAACCAACCTGCAAGCGGCCAAGCAGAAGGACCCGGAAGTCCGCGTCCAGCTGCAGGCCGACGATGGCGTCAACTACGGCGAGGTGGCCCGGGCCATGGCGTCCATCGAGCGTGCGGGCATCACCAAGCTGTCGGTGATCACCGCCCGTTGA
- a CDS encoding MotA/TolQ/ExbB proton channel family protein — translation MTLLASPLESIESAVIWLLVVFSVATWGLALVKGVQFARLKSQDRKFHNQFWAASSLDSAAPLSETQPGAAARVAQAGYAAIQVGDAPHAADLSQAINHQDRLERALRQQIVRERRSLETGLAVVASIGSTSPFIGLFGTVWGIMEALKGISAAGSASLETVAGPIGAALVATGVGIAVAVPAVLVYNYFLRRLKLTAADLDDFAHDFYSLAQKNSFRVLIHPSVHKAAAQGSSQKVKEAS, via the coding sequence ATGACGTTACTGGCATCTCCACTGGAATCGATCGAAAGCGCGGTGATCTGGCTGCTGGTGGTCTTCTCTGTCGCCACCTGGGGCCTGGCCCTGGTCAAGGGCGTACAGTTCGCCCGCCTCAAGTCCCAGGATCGCAAGTTCCACAATCAGTTCTGGGCGGCGTCGAGCCTGGATTCCGCCGCGCCCCTGAGCGAAACCCAGCCTGGCGCGGCGGCCCGGGTGGCCCAGGCCGGTTATGCGGCGATCCAGGTGGGCGATGCGCCCCACGCTGCGGACCTGAGCCAGGCGATCAACCACCAGGATCGTCTCGAACGCGCCCTGCGCCAGCAGATCGTGCGTGAGCGCCGCTCCCTGGAAACCGGATTGGCAGTGGTGGCCAGTATCGGCAGCACTTCGCCCTTTATCGGCCTGTTCGGCACCGTGTGGGGAATCATGGAGGCCCTCAAGGGCATCAGCGCGGCGGGCTCGGCGAGCCTGGAAACCGTGGCCGGGCCCATCGGTGCGGCACTGGTGGCGACCGGTGTGGGGATCGCCGTCGCCGTGCCGGCGGTACTGGTCTACAACTACTTCCTGCGGCGCCTGAAGCTGACGGCCGCCGACCTCGACGACTTCGCCCATGACTTCTACAGCCTGGCGCAGAAGAACTCTTTCCGCGTACTGATCCACCCGAGCGTGCACAAGGCCGCGGCCCAGGGCAGCTCGCAAAAAGTGAAGGAGGCGTCCTGA
- a CDS encoding energy transducer TonB, with product MGNVQTVASAQEVLWRQAPSGELVDLGRPHRSPLGQARLQRTPKDVLRRREAILLAVAALVLHGAVIYWLSQKPTPVLPVAPPQIPPMTIEFSHPAPPVVEPPPPQPVQPVVEPPPPVEDELAVKPPPPKPVPKPKPKPVPKPEPKPAPKPVQQTPAPPQPAAPVAAAAPPAPPAPAPVTPASASAAYLKNPAPEYPSLAQRRGWEGTVLLRVHVLASGKPGEIQIQKSSGRQQLDDAALAAVKRWSFVPAKQGDVAQDGWVSVPIDFKIH from the coding sequence ATGGGCAATGTCCAGACCGTCGCCAGTGCACAGGAGGTGCTGTGGCGCCAGGCACCGAGCGGCGAGTTGGTCGACCTTGGCCGGCCGCACCGTTCGCCGCTGGGCCAGGCTCGTCTGCAACGCACGCCCAAGGACGTGTTGCGCCGTCGCGAGGCTATCCTGCTGGCCGTGGCGGCCCTGGTATTGCACGGCGCGGTGATCTACTGGCTGAGCCAGAAACCGACCCCGGTGCTGCCTGTGGCGCCACCGCAAATCCCTCCCATGACCATCGAGTTCTCGCATCCGGCGCCACCTGTGGTCGAGCCACCACCCCCGCAGCCGGTGCAGCCTGTGGTGGAGCCGCCGCCTCCGGTGGAGGATGAGTTGGCGGTGAAGCCGCCGCCCCCCAAGCCGGTGCCCAAACCCAAGCCCAAGCCGGTACCCAAGCCAGAGCCGAAGCCTGCGCCCAAGCCGGTGCAGCAGACGCCGGCACCGCCCCAGCCCGCTGCGCCGGTCGCGGCTGCGGCGCCACCTGCGCCACCTGCGCCCGCTCCGGTGACCCCGGCCTCGGCCAGTGCGGCGTACCTGAAGAATCCGGCGCCGGAATACCCCTCCCTGGCCCAGCGTCGGGGTTGGGAAGGCACGGTGCTGCTGCGGGTGCACGTGCTGGCCAGTGGCAAGCCGGGAGAGATCCAGATCCAGAAGAGCAGCGGGCGCCAGCAGCTCGACGATGCGGCCCTGGCCGCGGTCAAGCGCTGGAGTTTCGTCCCGGCCAAGCAGGGCGATGTGGCCCAGGACGGCTGGGTCAGCGTACCTATCGATTTCAAGATTCATTGA
- a CDS encoding LysR substrate-binding domain-containing protein: protein MFDPVLLRSFVAVADCQNFTRAAERLHLTQSTVSQQVRRLEQSLGCQLLDRDQRRVTATVEGERLLAYARRILALHEEASDVLINQRGEEVLRLGVPEDFAAERLMPLLSRFGHDYPAVRLEVACGLGPELLRQYRRGEFDLLLVKQMGHGEDCLDSWPEPLCWADSRLQPAFGREPLPLVAFPVGGLYRQEMLHHLEVGGWSWRIAYSSASLASVCSAVAGGLGISLLPVRVLGKDHRILDAGSGLPDIQGVRLALYAGSGLSRAGKALQEQLRAVASGKLQVRQAGKL, encoded by the coding sequence ATGTTCGATCCCGTGTTGTTGCGCAGTTTCGTGGCGGTCGCCGACTGCCAGAACTTCACCCGCGCTGCCGAGCGCCTGCACCTGACCCAGTCCACCGTGAGCCAGCAGGTACGGCGCCTGGAGCAGAGCCTGGGCTGCCAGTTGCTGGACCGCGACCAGCGCCGGGTGACGGCCACCGTGGAGGGCGAGCGGCTTTTGGCCTATGCCCGGCGCATCCTGGCCCTGCACGAGGAGGCCAGCGACGTGCTGATCAACCAACGCGGCGAGGAAGTGCTGCGCCTGGGGGTGCCGGAAGACTTTGCCGCCGAGCGCCTGATGCCGTTGTTGTCGCGGTTTGGTCATGACTACCCGGCTGTGCGCCTGGAGGTCGCTTGCGGGCTGGGTCCGGAGTTGCTGCGTCAGTACCGGCGCGGTGAGTTCGACTTGTTGCTGGTCAAGCAGATGGGCCATGGCGAGGACTGCCTGGATTCCTGGCCCGAGCCATTGTGCTGGGCCGACAGTCGCCTGCAACCCGCTTTCGGTCGTGAGCCACTGCCCCTGGTGGCCTTCCCGGTGGGAGGCCTGTATCGCCAGGAAATGCTTCATCACCTGGAAGTGGGTGGCTGGTCCTGGCGCATCGCCTACTCCAGCGCCAGCCTGGCCAGCGTCTGTTCGGCGGTGGCCGGGGGGTTGGGCATCAGCCTGCTGCCGGTGCGGGTACTGGGCAAGGATCACCGTATCCTCGATGCCGGCAGCGGCCTGCCGGATATCCAGGGTGTGCGCCTGGCGCTGTATGCCGGTAGTGGCTTGAGTCGGGCAGGCAAGGCGCTGCAGGAACAACTGCGAGCAGTGGCCAGCGGCAAGCTGCAAGTCAGGCAGGCCGGAAAGTTATAA
- a CDS encoding ankyrin repeat domain-containing protein: protein MKLSLFLKRGLLAAGLLTTGVAMASDKALFEAVRNGQLHQVQQLIAQGVPLDGKSLDGSTALLMATRSNQVDIAQALIDAGADVNRKNLMQDSPYLLAGASGYNDILKLTLAHAADLKSTNRYGGTALIPACERGHEATVDLLIAAGVELDHVNRLGWTCLLEAILLSDGGPAHQRIVSRLIAAGADLNLPDRAGVSPLRHAEQRGQQAIVKLLRDAGAS, encoded by the coding sequence ATGAAGCTCAGCCTGTTCCTCAAGCGCGGCCTGTTGGCCGCCGGTCTGCTCACAACGGGGGTGGCGATGGCCAGCGACAAGGCGTTGTTCGAGGCGGTACGCAACGGCCAGCTGCACCAGGTACAGCAGCTCATCGCCCAGGGCGTGCCCCTCGACGGCAAGAGCCTGGACGGCAGCACTGCACTGCTGATGGCCACACGCAGCAACCAGGTGGACATCGCCCAAGCGCTGATCGACGCCGGGGCCGACGTCAACCGCAAGAACCTCATGCAGGACAGCCCCTACCTGCTGGCGGGCGCCAGCGGCTACAACGACATTCTCAAGCTGACCCTGGCCCACGCTGCCGACCTCAAGAGCACCAACCGCTATGGCGGCACCGCACTGATCCCGGCCTGCGAGCGCGGCCACGAGGCCACGGTGGACTTGCTGATCGCCGCCGGGGTCGAGCTGGACCACGTCAATCGCCTGGGCTGGACCTGCCTGCTCGAGGCCATCCTGCTCTCCGACGGCGGCCCGGCGCACCAGCGCATTGTCAGCCGGCTGATCGCCGCCGGCGCCGACCTGAACCTGCCGGACCGCGCCGGGGTCAGCCCCTTGCGCCACGCCGAACAGCGCGGCCAGCAGGCCATCGTCAAGCTGCTGCGCGATGCCGGGGCGTCCTGA
- a CDS encoding nucleoside deaminase, translating to MNNDQYFLEQAVALARHNVEQGGRPFGALLVRDGQVLAEAVNEIHLSQDPTAHAELLAIRSASRQLGPRLEGCVIYASGQPCPMCLAAMYLCGISRAVFAASNEQAAPFGLSTAAIYEQLGQPLATQRLPVQHLPQAAMSALYQDWQDRHAAR from the coding sequence ATGAACAACGATCAATATTTCCTGGAGCAGGCCGTGGCCCTGGCCCGGCACAACGTCGAACAGGGCGGCCGCCCCTTCGGCGCGCTGCTGGTGCGCGACGGCCAGGTGCTGGCCGAGGCGGTCAATGAAATCCACCTCAGCCAGGACCCGACCGCCCATGCCGAACTGCTGGCGATCCGCAGCGCCAGCCGGCAACTGGGCCCGCGCCTGGAGGGCTGCGTGATCTACGCCAGCGGCCAACCCTGCCCCATGTGCCTGGCCGCCATGTACCTGTGCGGCATTTCACGGGCGGTGTTTGCCGCCAGCAACGAACAAGCGGCGCCTTTCGGCCTGTCCACGGCGGCGATCTACGAACAGCTGGGCCAGCCCCTGGCGACCCAGCGCCTGCCTGTGCAGCATCTGCCCCAGGCCGCGATGAGCGCTCTTTACCAGGATTGGCAAGACCGTCATGCAGCCCGCTGA
- a CDS encoding CynX/NimT family MFS transporter yields MQPAESSFKTFASWALLVCLGLNLRPILSSVSPLLNQIREATGMSFQSSAWLTSLPVICMGLVALLGVRIEARLGERHGVSLGLLLVLLACLARLYCGQASALLATALLGGTGVALIQALVPALIKRQFQQRVALAMGVYSASLMGGGGLAALLSPQVALHYANWQVGLGVWLLPAAAALMLWTCLPLGAARRNGSRATTQRLWGNRRAWLLALYFGLVNCGYMSMVAWLPAYYLQMGWSATLSGSLLAFMTVFQVIAALLMPALAQRSVDRRPLLGISLAAQALGFLGLVLWPLQAPHLWVALIGFGLGACFGLSLILTLDHRRDPREAGQLAAFVQGMGFLLNAVSPWLSGWLRQVTGNFTSAWWVLIAGVVAMLLLTRTFSPSSYQPQAAFATAQAA; encoded by the coding sequence ATGCAGCCCGCTGAGTCATCGTTCAAGACCTTCGCCAGCTGGGCCCTGCTGGTATGCCTGGGGCTCAACCTGCGGCCCATCCTCAGTTCGGTCAGCCCGCTGTTGAACCAGATCCGCGAAGCCACCGGCATGAGTTTCCAGAGCAGCGCCTGGCTCACCAGCCTGCCAGTGATCTGCATGGGCCTGGTGGCGTTGCTGGGCGTGCGCATCGAAGCCCGCCTCGGGGAACGTCATGGGGTGTCCCTGGGACTGCTGCTGGTGCTGCTGGCCTGCCTGGCACGCCTGTACTGCGGCCAGGCATCGGCCCTGCTGGCCACGGCTCTGCTGGGCGGCACCGGCGTCGCCCTGATCCAGGCCCTGGTGCCGGCACTGATCAAGCGCCAGTTCCAGCAGCGGGTGGCCCTGGCCATGGGCGTCTATTCGGCCTCGCTGATGGGCGGGGGCGGGCTCGCCGCCCTGCTCAGCCCGCAGGTGGCGCTGCACTACGCCAACTGGCAGGTGGGCCTGGGGGTCTGGCTGTTGCCGGCCGCGGCGGCGCTGATGCTGTGGACGTGCCTGCCCCTGGGCGCCGCCCGGCGCAACGGTTCCCGGGCCACGACCCAGCGCCTGTGGGGCAATCGCCGGGCCTGGCTGCTGGCGCTGTACTTCGGCCTGGTGAACTGCGGCTACATGAGCATGGTGGCCTGGCTGCCGGCCTACTATCTGCAGATGGGCTGGAGCGCCACGCTGAGCGGTTCGCTGCTGGCCTTCATGACGGTGTTCCAGGTCATCGCCGCGCTGTTGATGCCGGCCCTGGCCCAGCGCAGCGTCGACCGCCGGCCCCTGCTGGGCATCAGCCTCGCCGCCCAGGCCCTGGGTTTTCTCGGCCTGGTGCTGTGGCCGCTGCAGGCCCCGCACCTGTGGGTGGCGCTGATCGGCTTTGGCCTGGGCGCCTGTTTCGGCCTGAGCCTGATCCTCACCCTGGACCACCGCCGCGATCCCCGGGAAGCCGGGCAACTGGCGGCCTTCGTCCAGGGCATGGGGTTCCTGCTCAACGCCGTCTCGCCCTGGCTCAGCGGCTGGCTGCGCCAGGTCACCGGCAACTTCACCAGCGCCTGGTGGGTGCTGATTGCCGGCGTCGTGGCGATGCTGCTCCTGACCCGCACCTTCAGCCCGTCCAGCTACCAGCCCCAGGCAGCTTTCGCCACCGCCCAAGCAGCCTGA
- a CDS encoding helix-turn-helix domain-containing protein: MTIIVRLDVVMAKNKIRSKELAAILGITEANLSLLKNGKVKGMKIETLDKLCIALDCQPGDLLEYQASEPA; this comes from the coding sequence ATGACCATTATCGTTCGGCTTGACGTTGTCATGGCTAAAAACAAGATTCGCTCGAAAGAGTTGGCCGCCATCCTGGGCATCACCGAGGCCAATCTGTCGTTGCTGAAAAATGGCAAGGTCAAGGGGATGAAAATCGAGACCCTGGACAAACTCTGCATCGCACTCGACTGCCAACCCGGCGACTTGCTGGAATACCAGGCAAGCGAGCCCGCGTAA
- a CDS encoding SMI1/KNR4 family protein yields the protein MSSMTLDWNAWEIQPGSTVDDSLIAQVQQRLGVELPPLYLALVRYAEAATPEIGTFAYGNGYACISEFFEFSLNNQPWTLLWYASPDRVPGLAAGCLPIARDAGGLLVCLDFNSPCVAVEVFDPDSACRYPVAADFQAFVELWRP from the coding sequence ATGTCGAGCATGACCCTGGATTGGAACGCCTGGGAAATACAACCCGGATCGACAGTGGACGACTCACTGATCGCCCAAGTACAGCAACGCCTCGGCGTCGAGTTGCCGCCGCTGTACCTGGCGCTGGTGCGCTACGCCGAGGCCGCCACGCCGGAGATCGGCACCTTTGCCTATGGCAACGGCTACGCCTGCATCAGCGAGTTCTTCGAGTTCAGCCTGAACAACCAACCCTGGACCCTGCTCTGGTACGCCAGCCCTGACCGCGTGCCGGGGCTCGCCGCAGGTTGCCTGCCAATCGCCCGGGATGCCGGTGGCCTGCTGGTCTGCCTGGACTTCAACAGCCCATGCGTAGCGGTGGAGGTCTTCGACCCCGACAGCGCCTGCCGCTACCCGGTGGCGGCCGACTTCCAGGCCTTCGTCGAGCTGTGGCGGCCATGA